In Lotus japonicus ecotype B-129 chromosome 5, LjGifu_v1.2, one genomic interval encodes:
- the LOC130716844 gene encoding transportin-1: protein MAAAAWQPQEQGFKEICGLLEQQISPSSSADKAQIWQQLQHFSNLPDFNNYLAFIFSRAEGKPVEVRQAAGLYLKNNLRSKFKSMLPAYQQYLKSELLPCIAAADKHLRSTAGTIISVVVQIGGISGWPELLQALVTCLDSNDLNHMEGAMDALSKICEDVPQYLDSDVPGLAERPINIFLPRLFQFFQSPHASLRKLSLGSVNQYIMLMPSALYMSMDQYLQGLFVLANDPTAEVRKLVCAAFVQLIEVRPSFLEPHLRNVIEYMLQVNKDTDDEVALEACEFWSAYCDAQLPPENLREFLPRLIPVLLSNMAYADDDESVIEAEEEGSQPDRDQDLKPRFHVSRFHGSDEAEDDDDDVVNTWNLRKCSAAALDILSNVFGDEILPTLMPIVEAKLSAAGDDAWKEREAAVLALGAIGEGCINGLYPHLVEIVAFLIPLLDDKFPLIRSISCWTLSRFSKFIVQGIGHPKGYEQFDNVLMGLLRRILDDNKRVQEAACSAFATLEEEAAEELAPRLEIILKHLMTAFGKYQRRNLRIVYDAIGTLAEAVGGELNKPAYLDILMPPLIQKWQQLSNSDKDLFPLLECFTSIAHALGTGFAQFSQPVFRRCMDIIQTQQVAKADPAAAGVQYDKEFIVCSLDLLSGLAEGLGSGIESLVSDSSLRDLLLHSCMDDAPDVRQSAFALIGDLARVCLIHLHPRLSEFLEAATKQLEISKVKQAVSVANNACWAIGEIAVKVRQEISPIVLTVMSSLVPILQHAEALNKSLVENCAITLGRLAWVSPDLVSPHMEHFMQPWCSALSMIRDDIEKEDAFRGLCALVKANPSGALSSLVYMCKAIASWHEIRTEELHNEVCQVLHGYKQMLRNGAWDQCMSVLEPPVKEKLSKYQV, encoded by the exons ATGGCGGCGGCGGCGTGGCAGCCACAGGAGCAAGGCTTCAAGGAGATCTGTGGTCTCCTCGAGCAGCAGATTTCCCCATCTTCTTCCGCTGATAAGGCCCAGATTTGGCAGCAGCTTCAGCACTTCTCCAACCTCCCTGACTTCAACAATTACCTCGCTTTCATCTTCTCCCGTGCTGAG GGAAAACCTGTGGAGGTTCGGCAGGCTGCGGGTTTGTATCTGAAGAATAACCTTAGAAGCAAGTTTAAGTCTATGCTACCTGCATACCAGCAATATCTGAAATCAGAGTTGCTCCCTTGCATTGCTGCGGCGGATAAGCACTTAAGGTCTACGGCAGGAACTATTATTAGTGTTGTTGTTCAAATAGGAGGAATTTCAGGGTGGCCCGAATTGTTGCAAGCCCTCGTAACTTGCTTGGACAGTAATGATCTAAATCACATGGAAGGTGCAATGGATGCCTTATCCAAG ATTTGTGAGGATGTTCCCCAATATCTTGACTCTGATGTACCGGGGTTAGCAGAGCGCCCTATTAACATATTTCTTCCCAGATTATTTCAG TTTTTTCAATCACCTCACGCATCATTGAGAAAGCTGTCATTGGGTTCTGTAAATCAATACATAATGTTGATGCCTTCT GCCTTGTACATGTCCATGGATCAATATCTTCAAGGTCTTTTTGTACTTGCAAATGACCCTACTGCAGAAGTACGGAAATTG GTTTGTGCGGCATTCGTTCAGCTAATTGAAGTCCGTCCGTCTTTCTTAGAG CCACATCTGAGGAATGTGATTGAATACATGTTACAAGTCAACAAGGACACAGATGATGAAGTGGCCCTTGAAGCCTGTGAATTTTG GTCTGCGTATTGTGATGCCCAACTTCCACCTGAAAACTTaagagaattcttgcctcgtcTTATTCCG GTATTGCTGTCAAACATGGCTTAtgcagatgatgatgaatcagTTATTGAAGCTGAG gaAGAAGGTTCTCAACCTGATCGAGATCAG GATCTCAAACCTCGATTTCATGTATCAAGGTTCCATGGATCAGATGAAGcagaagatgat GATGATGATGTTGTCAATACGTGGAACTTACGGAAATGCAGTGCAGCTGCACTAGATATTTTATCGAATGTGTTTGGAGATGAGATCCTTCCTACGCTGATGCCCATTGTTGAG GCCAAGTTGTCGGCTGCTGGTGACGATGCTTGGAAAGAAAGGGAAGCTGCTGTTTTGGCTCTTGGTGCCATAGGCGAGGGTTGCATCAATGGTCTTTATCCTCATCTGGTGGAG ATTGTGGCATTTCTTATCCCTCTTCTTGATGATAAGTTTCCTCTGATACGAAGTATTTCATGCTGGACACTATCTCGGTTTAGTAAGTTTATTGTTCAG GGTATTGGGCATCCCAAAGGCTATGAACAATTTGATAATGTTCTTATGGGTCTTTTACGAAGAATTTTGGATGATAATAAACGCGTTCAAGAGGCAGCTTGTTCAGCTTTTGCAACACTAGAAGAG GAGGCTGCTGAAGAGTTGGCACCACGTTTGGAAATCATATTAAAGCACCTAATGACTGCATTTGGAAAATATCAG AGACGAAACCTCAGAATTGTATATGATGCTATTGGAACTCTAGCTGAAGCTGTTGGAGGAGAGCTGAACAAG CCTGCTTATCTCGACATTCTCATGCCACCATTAATTCAGAAGTGGCAGCAACTTTCAAATTCAGACAAAGATCTTTTTCCGCTCCTGGAATGCTTTACATCTATTGCTCAT GCATTGGGTACTGGATTTGCTCAATTTTCTCAACCTGTATTTAGGAGGTGCATGGATATAATCCAGACCCAACAAGTTGCTAAG GCTGATCCAGCTGCAGCTGGGGTTCAGTACGACAAAGAGTTCATTGTATGCTCTCTTGATCTACTTTCTGGTCTAGCAGAGGGTCTTGGCAGTGGAATAGAGAGTTTG GTTTCAGATTCTTCTTTGAGGGACCTACTTCTGCATAGTTGTATGGATGATGCTCCTGATGTTCGACAAAGTGCTTTTGCCTTAATTGGAGACCTTGCACGA GTCTGCCTGATTCATTTGCATCCTCGTCTGTCTGAATTTCTTGAAGCTGCAACCAAGCAACTG GAAATATCTAAGGTCAAGCAGGCTGTTTCAGTAGCAAATAATGCATGCTGGGCAATTGGAGAAATAGCAGTCAAG GTTCGTCAAGAAATTTCTCCCATTGTTTTAACTGTAATGTCAAGCCTGGTTCCAATTCTTCAACATGCAGAG GCACTGAATAAGTCACTTGTAGAAAATTGTGCAATAACATTGGGGAGGCTTGCATGGGTCTCTCCGGACCTCGTATCACCACATATGGAGCATTTCATGCAACCTTGGTGCAGTGCTTTGTCAAT GATACGGGATGATATTGAGAAAGAGGATGCATTCAGAGGTCTTTGTGCTCTG GTCAAAGCTAATCCTTCTGGAGCTCTAAGCTCACTTGTTTACATGTGCAAAGCCATTGCAAGTTGGCAT GAAATAAGGACTGAAGAGTTACACAATGAAGTCTGTCAGGTTTTGCATGGGTATAAACAG ATGTTGCGCAATGGAGCGTGGGACCAGTGTATGTCTGTTTTGGAGCCGCCAGTAAAAGAAAAGCTTTCAAAATATCAAGTGTAA
- the LOC130721321 gene encoding serine/threonine protein phosphatase 2A 57 kDa regulatory subunit B' alpha isoform-like, producing MGSQKNTTSTTSSPRKTSPRTLHDLFEQEKPLFPIPSSPTTSANEELLSAVHYCTFVFTFTDPTESPAQRDSKRHQLSRLMTMLKSFKKPMHERSQVLGPLVAMISANLFRPLPPPLNPASCISDLLDEEDPISTFSPSWSHLQLVYEILLRLVSCADPKTLREHIDHSFLLNLLTLFQSEDPRERESLKNVYHKMYSKFISDRSMMRKSMTDVLLNYVFETEKHPGIADLLEIWGTIINGFTVPLKEEHKLFLMRVLIPLHKTKGMQVYHKQLAYCVSQFVQKEPMLGGVIVRGILKYWPVTNCQKEILLIGMLEDLVENLDPDQYRKLALPICTQITKCINSWNSQVAERALYVWNNEQFFKMASTGTVEVFPIIIEGMEKNLKWHWSKSVRQLTESVKVMLKDMDPDLYAKVVMDMQTKESVAHKQDVERKKKWERIELAAAKSQFLNPQLGVGIGQAVRRGLWPSLPQAQARPDQIGK from the exons ATGGGAAGCCAGAAAaacacaacatcaacaacaaGTAGTCCAAGGAAAACCAGCCCAAGAACACTTCATGACCTATTTGAGCAGGAAAAGCCTCTTTTCCCCATCCCATCTTCTCCCACCACTTCAGCAAATGAAGAACTTCTCTCTGCTGTTCACTATTGCACCTTTGTTTTCACCTTCACTGATCCTACAGAGTCCCCTGCACAAAGAGACTCCAAGAGGCACCAACTTTCAAGGCTCATGACCATGTTGAAGTCCTTCAAGAAGCCAATGCATGAGAGGTCACAG GTTTTGGGACCTTTGGTGGCGATGATCTCAGCCAACCTCTTCAGGCCACTCCCTCCACCTCTCAATCCTGCTTCTTGCATctcagatttgcttgatgaagaaGACCCCATCTCCACATTTTCACCTTCATGGTCTCATCTCCAACTAGTCTATGAAATCCTTCTCAGGCTTGTTAGCTGTGCAGACCCCAAAACACTAAGAGAGCACATAGATCACTCTTTTCTCCTCAATCTGCTAACACTTTTCCAATCTGAAGATCCAAGGGAACGTGAGAGTTTGAAAAATGTGTACCACAAGATGTATTCCAAGTTCATCTCTGACCGTTCCATGATGAGGAAATCAATGACTGATGTGCTCTTGAACTATGTGTTTGAGACAGAGAAGCATCCTGGTATTGCAGATTTGCTTGAGATATGGGGAACCATAATCAATGGCTTCACTGTGCCATTGAAGGAAGAACACAAGTTGTTCCTCATGAGAGTGCTGATTCCTCTGCACAAGACGAAGGGGATGCAAGTGTACCATAAGCAACTTGCTTACTGTGTGTCACAGTTTGTGCAGAAGGAGCCTATGCTTGGAGGAGTCATTGTTAGAGGGATTTTGAAGTACTGGCCTGTCACAAACTGTCAAAAAGAAATCTTGCTAATTGGGATGCTGGAAGATCTTGTGGAGAATTTGGATCCTGATCAATATAGAAAGTTGGCCTTGCCCATATGTACTCAAATTACAAAATGCATAAACAGTTGGAATTCTCAG GTGGCAGAACGTGCACTGTATGTATGGAACAATGAGCAGTTCTTCAAAATGGCATCAACCGGAACAGTGGAAGTGTTTCCTATCATAATTGAAGGAATGGAAAAGAATCTAAAGTGGCATTGGAGTAAGAGTGTTAGACAACTAACAGAAAGTGTGAAGGTGATGCTGAAAGACATGGATCCAGATCTGTATGCAAAAGTTGTGATGGACATGCAAACCAAAGAATCAGTGGCACACAAGCAAGATGTggagagaaaaaagaaatgGGAGAGAATAGAATTGGCGGCTGCTAAGAGCCAGTTTCTTAATCCACAactaggggtgggaataggccaggccgttcgtaggggcctatggcctagcctaccacaggcccaggccaggccagaccaaattggtaaatag
- the LOC130720023 gene encoding LOW QUALITY PROTEIN: probable polyamine transporter At1g31830 (The sequence of the model RefSeq protein was modified relative to this genomic sequence to represent the inferred CDS: deleted 1 base in 1 codon), translated as MPTDTECNSNVGEYVAFGEGSTPKLEKKLHKVSIIPLIFLIFYEVSGGPFGVEDTVRAAGPLLSLLGFLVLPLIWSVPEALITAEMSTMFPFPENSGYVVWVSSALGPYWGFQLGWMKWLSGVIDNALYPVLFLDYLKSAIPALGGGFPRIVAVLVLTLALTYMNYRGLTIVGWAAISLGIFSLLPFLVMGVIAIPRIEPTRWLMADLNKVNWGLYLNTLFWNLNYWDSISTLAGEVEDPGKTLPKALLYAVMLVVFGHFFPLLVGTGAVPVNREVWCDGYFSEVAKLIGGVWLRIWVQAACALSNMGMFVAEMSSDSFQLLGMAERGMLPEFFAKRSRYGTPRIGILFSASGVVLLSWLSFQEIVAAENFLYCFGMLMEFVSFVKLRMKLPSMYRPYKVPIGGKGAILMCVPPTLLIFVVLALASFKVFIISFSAVITGLLLQPCLKYVEKKRWLRFSVNPNLADLYAF; from the exons ATGCCAACTGATACAGAGTGCAATTCCAATGTTGGTGAATATGTAGCATTTGGAGAAGGTTCCACTCCAAAGTTAGAGAAGAAGTTGCACAAGGTTTCAATCATACCTCTGATCTTCCTGATCTTTTATGAGGTATCAGGAGGACCATTTGGTGTAGAAGACACAGTAAGAGCAGCAGGTCCATTATTATCCCTGCTTGGTTTCTTGGTTTTACCACTCATATGGAGTGTTCCAGAAGCACTGATAACTGCTGAAATGAGCACAATGTTCCCA TTCCCAGAGAATAGTGGCTATGTGGTTTGGGTTTCATCTGCATTGGGTCCTTACTGGGGTTTTCAACTTGGGTGGATGAAATGGCTTAGTGGTGTCATTGACAATGCTTTATACCCAGTCTTGTTCTTAGATTACTTGAAATCAGCTATTCCAGCTTTAGGAGGTGGTTTTCCAAGGATAGTAGCAGTTTTGGTTTTAACTTTAGCTCTCACTTACATGAACTATAGAGGCTTAACAATAGTAGGTTGGGCTGCTATTTCACTTGGAATCTTTTCATTGCTTCCTTTCTTGGTTATGGGAGTTATAGCAATTCCCAGAATAGAGCCAACAAGGTGGCTCATGGCGGATTTGAACAAAGTGAATTGGGGTTTGTACTTGAACACACTTTTCTGGAACTTGAACTATTGGGACTCAATTAGTACTCTTGCAGGAGAAGTTGAAGACCCTGGTAAAACACTCCCAAAAGCTCTTCTTTATGCTGTTATGTTGGTTGTTTTTGGACACTTTTTCCCTCTTCTGGTAGGAACTGGTGCTGTTCCGGTTAACCGTGAGGTTTGGTGTGATGGTTACTTCTCAGAAGTTGCTAAGTTAATAGGAGGTGTTTGGTTGAGAATTTGGGTTCAAGCAGCTTGTGCTTTGTCAAACATGGGAATGTTTGTTGCTGAGATGAGCAGTGATTCCTTCCAGCTTTTGGGGATGGCAGAAAGAGGCATGCTTCCTGAGTTTTTTGCTAAGAGGTCACGTTATGGGACACCTCGCATTGGGATTTTGTTCTCTGCCTCTGGTGTGGTTTTGCTTTCATGGCTGAGCTTCCAAGAGATAGTTGCTGCTGAGAACTTCTTGTACTGTTTTGGGATGCTTATGGAGTTTGTGTCATTTGTCAAGTTAAGGATGAAGCTTCCGTCAATGTATAGGCCTTATAAAGTGCCTATTGGGGGAAAGGGTGCAATTTTGATGTGTGTGCCTCCAACACTTCTGATATTTGTGGTTTTAGCTCTTGCTTCTTTCAAGGTCTTCATCATAAGCTTCTCAGCTGTGATCACAGGGCTCCTCTTGCAGCCTTGTTTGAAGTATGTGGAGAAGAAAAGATGGCTCAGATTCTCTGTCAATCCTAACCTTGCAGATTTATATGCTTTCTAG
- the LOC130720389 gene encoding uncharacterized protein LOC130720389, protein MENPSEFPSTRSHSPTFEIEVVGGGGIEMAAAPTAASYTSLRDIMPHPNNDSWNEIPIKNHLLKQAALAYLQPMSTPPPEVGNKGFLQKLKENCVCFRWLHGGVFSTLGKFVGLFCEKRRINNEGRRREEEDDGENVD, encoded by the coding sequence ATGGAAAATCCTTCTGAATTTCCATCAACTCGTTCTCATTCTCCCACGTTTGAAATTGAGGTTGTCGGCGGCGGCGGAATAGAGATGGCGGCGGCGCCGACGGCGGCATCTTACACGAGTCTGAGGGACATCATGCCACACCCAAACAATGACAGCTGGAATGAGATACCGATCAAGAACCATCTCCTCAAACAAGCAGCTCTCGCTTACCTTCAGCCCATGTCCACGCCCCCGCCGGAGGTTGGGAACAAAGGCTTCCTCCAAAAGTTGAAGGAAAACTGCGTCTGCTTCCGGTGGCTTCACGGTGGAGTCTTCAGTACCTTGGGGAAGTTTGTTGGGTTGTTTTGTGAAAAGAGGAGGATAAACAATGAGGGTAGGCGGCGTGAAGAAGAGGATGATGGTGAAAACGTTGACTGA